A single Limanda limanda chromosome 19, fLimLim1.1, whole genome shotgun sequence DNA region contains:
- the trhrb gene encoding thyrotropin-releasing hormone receptor b gives MGNFTASPDLNQTLGDWTDYSLQYKVTSILLLLLICLLGIVGNVMVILVVLTTKHMRTPTNCYLVSLAVADLMVLTAAGLPTITDSVFGSWVFGHYGCLSITYLQYLGINASSCSITAFTIERYIAICHPIKAQFLCTLSRAKKIILCVWAFTCLYCVMWFYLSDIQELVYKNITITTCGYRVSRKFYLPVYFFDFGVFFVVPLLLSAVLYGLIARILFLNPLPSDPKDKKKNGASSQNHRSVSCKNSRHSSSTATSRRQVTKMLAVVVILFAALWMPYRTLVVVNSFLDRAYLDNWFLLFCRICVYLNSAINPVIYNAMSQKFRAAFRKICRCGGKGSDKPAAYSMALTYSAAKDTSMVESTDHFTTEKEELTVTDELLSDQKMMYPDPCEYREVNFSDA, from the exons ATGGGGAACTTCACAGCTTCTCCGGACCTGAACCAGACTCTGGGGGACTGGACGGACTACAGCCTCCAGTACAAGGTGACGAGCATCTTGCTGcttctcctcatctgtctcctgGGCATCGTGGGGAACGTGATGGTGATCCTGGTGGTCCTCACCACCAAACACATGAGGACCCCCACCAACTGCTACCTGGTGAGTCTGGCCGTGGCGGATCTGATGGTGCTCACGGCGGCCGGGTTGCCCACCATCACGGACAGCGTGTTCGGGTCCTGGGTGTTCGGACACTACGGCTGCCTCTCCATCACCTACCTCCAGTACCTGGGCATCAACgcgtcctcctgctccatcaccGCCTTCACCATCGAGAGGTACATCGCCATCTGCCACCCCATCAAAGCCCAGTTCCTCTGCACCCTGTCCAGAGCCAAGAAGATCATCCTGTGCGTGTGGGCCTTCACCTGCCTCTACTGCGTCATGTGGTTCTACCTGTCCGACATCCAGGAGCTGGTGTACAAgaacatcaccatcaccacctgCGGCTACCGGGTCTCCAGGAAGTTCTACCTGCCCGTGTACTTCTTCGACTTCGGCGTGTTCTTCGTGGTTCCGCTGCTGCTCTCCGCGGTTCTGTACGGACTCATCGCCCGGATCCTGTTCCTCAACCCGCTGCCCTCCGACCCcaaggacaagaagaagaacggAGCCAGCAGCCAGAACCACCGGAGCGTGAGCTGCAAGAACTCCAGACACTCCAGCTCCACCGCAACCTCCcgcagacag GTGACGAAGATGCTGGCCGTGGTGGTGATCCTGTTCGCCGCGCTCTGGATGCCGTACCGCACCCTGGTGGTGGTCAACTCCTTCCTGGACCGGGCCTACCTGGACAACTGGTTCCTGCTCTTCTGCCGGATCTGCGTCTACCTCAACAGCGCCATCAACCCGGTCATCTACAACGCCATGTCGCAGAAGTTCCGCGCCGCTTTCCGCAAGATCTGCCGCTGCGGCGGGAAGGGCTCGGACAAGCCCGCCGCCTACAGCATGGCCCTCACCTACAGCGCCGCCAAGGACACGTCCATGGTGGAGAGCACCGACCACTTCACCACGGAGAAGGAGGAGCTCACCGTGACGGACGAGCTGCTCTCAGACCAGAAGATGATGTATCCAGATCCCTGCGAGTACCGGGAGGTGAACTTCAGCGACGCCTGA